AGTCACAGGGCGAAGATCTACAAGCTGCACACTACTCGGCCTGCACGCCACCCAAAAGAGCGCGAATGAGCTGTGAAATAATCGAAATTAATGGTTAGTTTTTGCCCCAACCTTAAGCACATGGTTTTTGTGTTAACTGCATTCCTTTTTAGATTCTCCAGAGGCGGCCACAGACTCGGGCGTGGTCTTTATGCAATCGGTATCCACAAATCCCGGGGTTTTGCTGACCAACGGCAGCCTCGTCGACTCTCATCTGTTTGAGATTCTGCCGCATTCCGAGGAACAAGCCCTAGAAATGGTTGATCCAAGCGGCACCGAGCAGTGCGTTGTCTACGAGGATGTGGACGGTGAAATTGTCCTGGCCGAGGAGCACTGCTGCGAGATAATAGTCTCGACACAGAACGAGCAGGCCTACCTAATGTCCGGCAATGGAGCTCTTCTCCGGCATCATCTGAACGGCTCGGGCTACATTGATGGCGTGGCAGgggacgaggatgaggaggagacgcGCATGGAGGCCGGCAACAATGTTTATCTGAGCGATGCGGCCCTGGACCAGCCCATGGTCCATCATCATGAGCTGGTCGAAGAAGATGAgggcgaggacgaggaggcGCACAATGACAATGAGCATGAGAACGCCAACTTTGTGGACGACACTCCATTGGAGGAAGAGCGCCCCGATATCTGTCAGGTGTACGACCACGAGCTGGAAGACCACGACAACGAGGGCGAGGAAGAGGATAATATACAGCAggatcaccatcatcatcatcatcagctgcagctcgaGCAGGAGCTTCCCTTGGAGCAGGAGGTACCTCTAGAGCAGGAGCTTCCCCTGGAGGAAGAGCTTCCCTTGGAGCAGGAGCTACCTCTGGAGCATGTCCCAGAGATGGACGCAGAGCAGCCAATAGTCATCAGCGACattgaggaggagcagcccgaGCACAGCAGCCCCACACAGTTTCCAAATAGCTCCTCGTCCACGCCCAATGGCAGCGACAACTACGACTACGATGACGATCTGGGCCTGGGCGAGGACGATCGACCAAGGAAAATGCAGCCAGCTAAGCGCAAGTATCCGCCACTGCTGAAGAACACTCTATTCGCGGAGGCCATGGACCGGCGTCTGGCGACCATTTGTCAGGCACAGCCGCAGATGAGTCTCAGCGAGAAGGTGGCGACCTGGGAGATGGCCACCACCCACGACTGTGAGGCTGTCGAGGATGTAGAGAACTTTCAGGCCAACTTTGAGCAGCACGAGGCTTCCATGGCTTCCAAACACCACAGCTTCAACGAGTTTCGCGAGACACTGGAGCGTAATATGGAAAAGATCAACCGCCAGTTCATGCGTAGTCCAGCCCAGTCGACAGTGGACCATGGCCAGGCCAGCCCCAGTCAAGGAACGTCCGCTCAGGAGAAGCCTCTCATTCAGCGACGACAGCTGCATGTGCTGCACACAGAGGATACCATTGTTctggacgatgacgaggacgatTGCTACGAGGTGGGCGGCGACAATCCGTCTGTTGTCACCCTCACACCGGAGGTTGAACTGCAGGCACTAACCTcggagcaggaggaagaactgcaacagcagcaagaggagaaggaggaggagcccaaAATCGTGCCCGACATGAAGACAATTCAGACGCAGACCTCAGTCCAACGACTGGCCACAAAGGAAACTTCCACAGCAGATCTGGCACCGCTGCCAGTGGCCTCAGTGACCACTGCCTCCGCAGAATCTCcagcccctgctgctgcacccgAAGCACAGGGAATGAATGACATGCCACCAGCCATTATATCCACGGAGACTGCAGCTGACCGTGAGCTGGTGGACGTTGTCTTTGGCATGATGGGAAAGAAGGTGacgaaacagcaacaggagctaCTGCTAGAGCAGCAACATTCCCGCTTTCAGGAGAGTCTCCTTCCTCCATTCGGTAAGAGTATAATTCGAGCGGGAAACCATTATGTCATCTAATCATCCTTTGTTTCCCCCCACAGATGTGTCGCATGGCATGAGGGCTGGACTGAATGCTGTTGCCTTTGGCGATTGCCCCAACGATGCCATGTTCTACGAGCAGCAAGAGTTCTGCAACTATCTGGGACTCACGGAGATGTCCACGGCCAATGCGGTGGCCACAGCCATGCGGGAGCTGGCCAACAGCACGGTGGCTCGACGCTCGCTGAGAGTGCGgccgcaggagcagctggacaGGATGCGCAGCGATGTGCGTGGCAAGCGGAAGGAGAGaaagcagcagcttcagcagctaCAACAGAATGTGGCGTTGAACACCAGCAGTGAGCAGAGCACAGAGGAGCAAggcacagctgcagccgctgaaGAGCAGCGCCAGTCCACACACGAGTACGACCAATACTATGGGGCACAGGGCGATCACCCAGTAGCCTCCGATGCGGAGGACCAGGAATCGGAGGACAAGAATGCTGACAATAGATGCTTAAAGTCTGATTTGGTGGATGTGCAGGTCTTTGCCCAGATCTATGCTgctcccacacccacccagGACCAGTTGGTGGAGaccttgcagcagcagaacctcAAGCGAGCGGAGGACAACAGAAGTGAGGTGGTGAGGCTTGAGTGCATGCAGAAGCGCTTGCGACAGGCACGTGAGTCGAAGCCATCCATCTACATTGTCGAAGCGATGAGCAATGCACCACCAGAGGTGCTGCCAGAGTCATCACCAAAGCAGCGTGCACGCGCGCGTACACTAACGTCCTCTCCCACGCGCATTGTCGAAACTACGAGCTATGACGGTCCGCGTCCTTCTCTGGAGAGCTCCAGCCCAGACAGAAGCCAGTTGAAGTACAACCCAAAGCTAACTAAAAACCAAGCGCAAACCTCCAAGGCTCCCCGTAAGAGTCAACCGGAAAGCAAGAAGCCAAGGACATCGACGGGTGCAGCAACCACCACCAAAACGGGCGCTCCTGCACGCATACGGGACCTGGTCACACGCTCCACGACGCACATGAATTCGAAGCTGCTGCGCAATCGAAAGGTCAATCTGCTGAAGAGCTATGCCCTCACGGATGCGGCTGCTCAGGGCAAGGGCAAACGACTGAGCGGCGGCACCGCCGCAAGAGCAGCCGCAAAGCAATCGGCCAAAGGCAACGCAAAGAAACCACCGGAACCCACGAACACCCAGGAGAAGAAGTTGCCCCAACAGCATCGCCTCGAGCAACAGCAGACGGCTCCTGCTACACCACCACACACTCCAACAAAGACGGCAGCAAGGGCCACCAACGCTTTGACAGTAGATGCTGGGGTTACACTCCCAAAGAGCACCAGGCGCGCGCGAGCTCAGACTCTGCCAGAGGCTGGGACCAAGGCGTCTGTTCAAATTGCGGCAGGCCCTTTGCCAGCTGCCCACTTATCCAGTTCAATGCATGTTACTGCTGATCCACTTCAAATCCATGGCTTGATGGACGACTCCCAAGGGTTTTTCGAAAACCACGCGCCTATATCCCCAGCTAAAGATCTAGTGGGTCGCTATATGTTAAGTGCCCGTCAATTTGCTAAGCAACAAGAGCCACAAGAGCTTTACATGCAGGCCAATCCCTCGGGCTATAGCCAATATAGTCAAACAAACAGTTCAAActatgcccatgcccatgcccaagcccaagcccagtATGCAAGTGTGGCCAAACCCGCATTGATCTATCCGCCAATGTGCAGAGCAGAAGTCGGAAAGAAGGAACCAGAGAAGGAGCCACATTTCTCACGTCGTCGGCCGTCGCAACAAACGGAAACTTCCGGACTATATACCGAAATCAATCGTGCCCTTCCCCCCGGTGGCATGGTGCGACTGAGCGATGGATCTCGTATGTTAAGCAACCCGCTGGCGGGCAAACACGGCAAGGTGTTGTACATATACTATGAGCTGGACCAGCTTATAGTACTGCAGGAGCACTGCGTCAGCTTTTGGAAGTACTCGAAGGTCTTCAATGTGTTGCACAAGCCACGCAGACCAAACTCTTCCGCAGCAAAGGAGACTGGAGCCTCCACACACTCGATACTTCCAGGTGGTCAAGGCACCGAACCGAGGGCCACCGAATCTGAGCGATCCCATGCAGATGAAGACTTTGAACGTAGCCCGCGTTGGGTGAATCTGGGCAAACTGAGGCGCATTACAAATGGTGTGTACTCCACATGATATATCTTTTCTATATCTTTCCTAATTTCTCCTTTAACTCCCTTTACAGACACTGAGGTGTTTGCGCCGTTCGGGAACAGGCTTTGCGTGCACAACTCGACGCCTGTGTACGTGGAGATGCGCTGCCATCCGCTGGATCACCACAAGCGGGAAGTCACGCTGACTTCGCTGCACGTGAACATTTACTACTACtgcgaggaggagctgcgtcCCAAGATGCATTCTGTGCACCTGGATGCGGTCAGCTGGTGAGTCTTGCAAATTACAATCCAATAATCCAACAACTAGCATTGATGTTTCCTCTCTTTGCTCCTGTAGTGACGGTTCACATGTGATTTTCACAAGCATTACAGAGTCTCGCTACTTTGTGGTGGCCTGGCAGCAGGAGGTAGTGATGGGTAAGCCACGCTCGGGCATCTGCAAGTACTCGCTGACGCCCACGCTGGACACGCTGGCCTCGATACGCGAGTTCAAGCAGCTGCGCCACGAACTGAAGCACATTGAGTGCCTCACGGAGGATCGCCTCATTGGCTATGGTCAGACGCGCATCACGATCTGGGACCATCGCAGCGGAGACACGCTCATGAACTATGACCTCTGTTGCCAGCTGGGCCGCAGCCTGACCGCCATGCACTATCCCAGCTTCGAATTGGACCAGAGCAGCATACTGATCCTCTATCAGCACATCGAGTCGCAGGAGCAGTCGGACATGCCCTCCGAGGTGCACGTAATTGCCTGCGAGCTGTCGCATACGACGCCCTCGCATCGTCTGCTGCAGGTTCACCGTCTGCCCGCACCACAGTTCAATGAGCAACTTCAAGCCGTCAACACGGGGGATCACCTGATCCTCAAGGCCATCACAGGCGATGAGATTTGGATAAGTTCCGCCGATCCCAGGCAGCTGACGTACGTGGCACCGCAGGGCAACGGTTCGCTGCGGTTCTATGCGCGCCACAAGTCTCAGGTTATCGAGATGGCACCGCGCACCCTCACCGTGGACAGCATCGCCAACCACATGCTGCAATTggccgtgcagcagcagcaacagattaTGAACAGCAGCCAGTCGCCCATGTCTTTAGCTGCTTCAATCCTGTCCATGCCCGTACCAGTATGAACCCCACACGAGTGCCTCAGCCTcatctgtccctgtcccatgAGCGATTTGCTAATGGCATCCAAATCTGAAATGTAATATTCATAGATCCCACAGATGTACAACCACAACCCacacccagacccagacccactCGTCGTTtatcaaatatatttgaagGTATGTAATATCCGATACATCATTAGTTCACTCCACTCCCATCCCCTCTAGTCTAAGTCCTAATTCTAAGTCGGCCTTAATTAAGTCATCCATTTTGTATCATCTaagtgttttttatttcattggcgttttcgttttttaatttttttaatttgaacttgaacttttcttaaaggaaaacaaaactctAGACATATTGAAAATTAGTTAAAGTAGTTCTAGCTCCTAAGTATAGAAATATTATCTACATTTGATCTACTGCTCGCGAAATGGAACCGAGTCTAGCAGTAGGAATGAGTGTCATACAATAAGTTAAGTGactaaaaaaaaccaaaatggaaACCACAAGCCGAATGTCATTAAATGGAGCCCTTTTCAAAAATATCTATAATTGTATAATTATTGTTTCCCTCTCGACTATTCCCTCCCGCCAAAGAGTTTGTAGGGGAAGATCAGCGAGTCAAAAATGAGGACTCCTATGACTTTTTACATTTGATTCATGCACACGAATCACAAGAGAAAGGcattggtttggttttatCAAATTCTCGTatattttaaactattttgGTATATGAACTAAACAATTTCAACTACAGATTGGCTTCTCGTTATCGACTTATTACTTAGTAATCTAGTTGCGCTTAAAACTAAACACTAATTagtactttttgttttgctaacATCtaatgtttgtatgtacaaaagATTTACTTACACGGAAAGTAAAACTCGATATAAAAATTGGAAGGGGAAGCTGCGGAACTACACTCGTACAGTGTATGTACCATGTGTGTGGGCAATATCTGAAGTTGTTCGATCGGCCCGGCAATAGTTGCAGCTACTTGAAAGCCAATTGCCAGCCTGAGAGAGTTGCGCCGAACCGAatcacaaaatgcaaatgaaagcaaaaaaaactctCCCGAAGAGGAAAGTCCTAAAATGTACGGCTAGCTCAAGTGGTTCCGTATACGGGTGTGCGGGGGGATCCTTACGTGTCTAGTAAAGTACAAGAATTTTATAATATAGTTGCGACTAAGCGgccaaaatgtacaaattacGAATGTTGAAATTTCCATTGATATTCTTTCAAATAGGGGTTTTGCGAAAGCCACTTTCGGGAGCCGCTGAAGCAGAAGCGTTTACGGTGGGGTGGGTGGAGTGCAGCCACTACAATTCCCTGTCCGGCTTTTGGGCCGATGCCGTCGTGCCGTTCTGCCGCCCCTCTTTGGCCAGTTGCCAGCGCTTGAACTCCACCATTTGCATGATCCGCACACGGAGCGGATGCTCGTACCGCTTCATTACCGCCGCCAGTTTACTGAACTCCACGTTGTACATGAAGACCACGGGTATGAGTACATCGTCGGTGCCATCGCCGGACATGGCAAACATCGGTTGCGTCTCACCGGAAGAACCTGGTACATTATCACAGACAATTAAAGCCACAGCGCCGGCCTTTTGTGCCAGTCGTGCCT
The sequence above is a segment of the Drosophila subobscura isolate 14011-0131.10 chromosome U, UCBerk_Dsub_1.0, whole genome shotgun sequence genome. Coding sequences within it:
- the LOC117901882 gene encoding uncharacterized protein LOC117901882 produces the protein MSRRDRAYAQAEERWLDIIASRGGVSVEQAQVGPGPLGVEAANEERAHFSREHNANEQQLLDPAVDSLLHVISDDSEICSLISSDGTEFHGWPDKDDPSTVENVDHGVYGLIRTISQSQGEDLQAAHYSACTPPKRARMSCEIIEINDSPEAATDSGVVFMQSVSTNPGVLLTNGSLVDSHLFEILPHSEEQALEMVDPSGTEQCVVYEDVDGEIVLAEEHCCEIIVSTQNEQAYLMSGNGALLRHHLNGSGYIDGVAGDEDEEETRMEAGNNVYLSDAALDQPMVHHHELVEEDEGEDEEAHNDNEHENANFVDDTPLEEERPDICQVYDHELEDHDNEGEEEDNIQQDHHHHQLPLEQELPLEHVPEMDAEQPIVISDIEEEQPEHSSPTQFPNSSSSTPNGSDNYDYDDDLGLGEDDRPRKMQPAKRKYPPLLKNTLFAEAMDRRLATICQAQPQMSLSEKVATWEMATTHDCEAVEDVENFQANFEQHEASMASKHHSFNEFRETLERNMEKINRQFMRSPAQSTVDHGQASPSQGTSAQEKPLIQRRQLHVLHTEDTIVLDDDEDDCYEVGGDNPSVVTLTPEVELQALTSEQEEELQQQQEEKEEEPKIVPDMKTIQTQTSVQRLATKETSTADLAPLPVASVTTASAESPAPAAAPEAQGMNDMPPAIISTETAADRELVDVVFGMMGKKVTKQQQELLLEQQHSRFQESLLPPFDVSHGMRAGLNAVAFGDCPNDAMFYEQQEFCNYLGLTEMSTANAVATAMRELANSTVARRSLRVRPQEQLDRMRSDVRGKRKERKQQLQQLQQNVALNTSSEQSTEEQGTAAAAEEQRQSTHEYDQYYGAQGDHPVASDAEDQESEDKNADNRCLKSDLVDVQVFAQIYAAPTPTQDQLVETLQQQNLKRAEDNRSEVVRLECMQKRLRQARESKPSIYIVEAMSNAPPEVLPESSPKQRARARTLTSSPTRIVETTSYDGPRPSLESSSPDRSQLKYNPKLTKNQAQTSKAPRKSQPESKKPRTSTGAATTTKTGAPARIRDLVTRSTTHMNSKLLRNRKVNLLKSYALTDAAAQGKGKRLSGGTAARAAAKQSAKGNAKKPPEPTNTQEKKLPQQHRLEQQQTAPATPPHTPTKTAARATNALTVDAGVTLPKSTRRARAQTLPEAGTKASVQIAAGPLPAAHLSSSMHVTADPLQIHGLMDDSQGFFENHAPISPAKDLVGRYMLSARQFAKQQEPQELYMQANPSGYSQYSQTNSSNYAHAHAQAQAQYASVAKPALIYPPMCRAEVGKKEPEKEPHFSRRRPSQQTETSGLYTEINRALPPGGMVRLSDGSRMLSNPLAGKHGKVLYIYYELDQLIVLQEHCVSFWKYSKVFNVLHKPRRPNSSAAKETGASTHSILPGGQGTEPRATESERSHADEDFERSPRWVNLGKLRRITNDTEVFAPFGNRLCVHNSTPVYVEMRCHPLDHHKREVTLTSLHVNIYYYCEEELRPKMHSVHLDAVSCDGSHVIFTSITESRYFVVAWQQEVVMGKPRSGICKYSLTPTLDTLASIREFKQLRHELKHIECLTEDRLIGYGQTRITIWDHRSGDTLMNYDLCCQLGRSLTAMHYPSFELDQSSILILYQHIESQEQSDMPSEVHVIACELSHTTPSHRLLQVHRLPAPQFNEQLQAVNTGDHLILKAITGDEIWISSADPRQLTYVAPQGNGSLRFYARHKSQVIEMAPRTLTVDSIANHMLQLAVQQQQQIMNSSQSPMSLAASILSMPVPV